A stretch of Bradyrhizobium sp. CCBAU 53338 DNA encodes these proteins:
- a CDS encoding LysM domain-containing protein — protein MINPGRLVVLAACALLALNSGVAAASPAKPKPAAIPAVAPSPPAPPAEPLPPPKIYLFRGAMGPIFSTGIDRLSEKLTKAGFSADVYEFTLCRLIGNRAIASYKESPAPIVLIGHSMGGLCSVLIAEMAAKENVPISLVITIDPAHATDDVPLNVERFINIFLSDSVLGGGDVVAVPGFRGHYASYDLKLNKRVSHINIEKSDDIHRQIVEMVTQLPRIQAAQTEADAVPLRYQVPADTLVELWDSGVRIPVRAGDTMESIAAAHRVPAWAIVQSNSLEENAQLTPGQSIIVPRHLTPPEPAAAMVAPPPPARRK, from the coding sequence ATGATCAATCCAGGGCGACTTGTGGTGTTGGCGGCTTGTGCGCTGCTCGCCTTGAATTCCGGCGTGGCCGCAGCTTCGCCCGCCAAGCCGAAGCCGGCTGCGATCCCCGCTGTCGCGCCATCGCCTCCCGCTCCGCCAGCCGAGCCGCTGCCGCCGCCGAAGATCTATCTGTTCCGCGGTGCCATGGGGCCGATCTTCTCGACCGGCATAGACCGGCTCAGCGAGAAGCTGACGAAGGCCGGATTCTCGGCCGACGTCTACGAATTCACCTTGTGCCGCCTGATCGGCAACCGCGCCATCGCCAGCTACAAGGAGAGCCCGGCGCCGATCGTGCTGATCGGGCATTCCATGGGCGGGCTGTGCTCGGTCCTCATCGCCGAGATGGCGGCCAAGGAGAATGTCCCGATCAGCCTCGTGATCACCATCGATCCTGCGCATGCGACGGACGACGTGCCGCTCAATGTCGAGCGCTTCATCAATATCTTCCTGTCCGACAGCGTGCTTGGTGGTGGCGACGTGGTCGCGGTGCCCGGCTTTCGCGGCCATTACGCGAGCTACGATCTGAAGCTTAACAAGCGCGTCTCGCACATCAACATCGAGAAATCAGACGACATCCACCGTCAGATCGTCGAGATGGTGACGCAGTTGCCGCGCATCCAGGCGGCGCAGACCGAGGCCGATGCCGTGCCGCTGCGCTATCAGGTTCCCGCGGACACGCTGGTCGAATTGTGGGACAGCGGCGTGCGCATTCCGGTTCGTGCCGGCGACACGATGGAGAGCATCGCTGCGGCCCATCGCGTGCCGGCCTGGGCAATCGTGCAGAGCAACTCGCTTGAAGAGAACGCGCAACTCACCCCGGGTCAGAGCATCATCGTCCCGCGCCACCTGACGCCGCCGGAGCCTGCGGCCGCGATGGTGGCGCCGCCGCCGCCCGCTCGGCGGAAGTAA
- a CDS encoding glycerophosphodiester phosphodiesterase: MTSRTARILTVLSLLISGNAMAFDLEAHRGGRALLPENTLPAFANALTMGVDTLELDVGITADGEVVVSHERGLNPDLARDAHGAYVAAPGTPFVKLGFADVRAYDVGQIRPDSAYAKQFPDQRAVPGTRIPTLKELFALVRKSGNDRVRFNIETKIDPNHPDESLQPQAFVEKLLAVIEGEKFSDRVMIQSFDWRTLLLVQQRAPSIPTVYLTIQRGSMPTNALDRATSWTADFNPADHGGSLPRTIKAAGGAVWSPYFGDITAALVAEAHTQGLRVVVWTVNKPDDMARMIEFGVDGIISDRPDLLRQVAGEKGIALPAGTPVQP; the protein is encoded by the coding sequence ATGACATCACGTACTGCGAGAATTTTGACCGTGCTGTCACTTCTCATTTCGGGAAACGCCATGGCTTTCGATCTCGAGGCGCATCGCGGCGGGCGGGCGCTGCTGCCGGAAAACACCCTGCCGGCGTTTGCCAATGCGCTCACGATGGGCGTGGACACGCTGGAGCTCGATGTCGGCATCACCGCGGATGGCGAGGTCGTCGTGTCACATGAACGCGGGCTCAATCCCGACCTCGCACGGGACGCGCACGGCGCCTACGTCGCCGCCCCCGGCACGCCCTTCGTGAAGCTCGGATTCGCCGACGTCAGAGCCTATGACGTTGGCCAGATCCGGCCGGACAGCGCCTATGCCAAGCAGTTTCCCGACCAGCGCGCCGTGCCGGGGACCCGCATTCCCACGCTGAAGGAACTGTTTGCACTGGTGCGCAAATCCGGCAACGACCGCGTGCGCTTCAATATCGAGACCAAGATCGATCCGAATCATCCGGATGAATCGCTTCAGCCACAGGCCTTCGTCGAAAAGCTGCTCGCAGTGATCGAGGGCGAAAAATTCTCCGACCGCGTCATGATCCAGTCGTTCGATTGGCGGACGCTACTCCTCGTCCAGCAGCGCGCCCCGAGCATTCCGACCGTGTACCTGACGATCCAACGCGGCTCGATGCCGACCAACGCTCTCGACAGGGCCACCAGTTGGACGGCGGACTTCAACCCCGCCGATCACGGCGGCTCGCTGCCGCGCACGATCAAGGCCGCGGGCGGCGCGGTGTGGTCGCCCTATTTCGGCGACATCACAGCGGCTCTTGTCGCTGAAGCCCATACGCAGGGGTTGCGTGTCGTGGTCTGGACCGTCAACAAGCCCGACGACATGGCGCGCATGATCGAGTTCGGCGTCGACGGCATCATCTCTGACAGGCCGGACCTGCTGCGGCAAGTCGCCGGCGAGAAGGGAATAGCGCTGCCGGCTGGGACGCCGGTCCAGCCGTAG
- a CDS encoding ABC transporter ATP-binding protein, with the protein MSSIISVANLSKTYGSGFKALKNVNLDIKRGEIFALLGPNGAGKTTLISIICGIANPSEGKVLVGGEDIQTSYRKARSLIGLVPQELHTDAFESVWATVSFSRGLFGKPKNPAHIEKVLRDLSLWDKKDNKIITLSGGMKRRVMIAKALSHEPQILFLDEPTAGVDVELRKGMWEVVRGLQQSGVTIILTTHYIEEAEEMADRIGVINKGEIVLVEDKATLMQKLGKKRLTLHLQGKVTALPESLAHYELDLCDGGATLVYDYDTKGERTGITSLLSDLRTAGIRFNDLDTTQSSLEDIFVDLVRTS; encoded by the coding sequence ATGTCTTCCATCATTTCCGTCGCCAACCTGTCGAAGACCTATGGGTCCGGCTTCAAGGCGCTCAAGAACGTCAATCTCGACATCAAGCGCGGCGAGATCTTCGCCCTGCTCGGCCCCAACGGCGCCGGCAAGACCACGCTGATCTCGATCATCTGCGGCATCGCCAATCCAAGCGAGGGCAAGGTCCTGGTCGGCGGCGAGGACATCCAGACCTCCTACCGCAAGGCCCGTTCGCTGATCGGCCTCGTGCCGCAGGAATTGCACACCGACGCCTTCGAGAGCGTGTGGGCGACGGTGAGCTTCTCCCGAGGCCTGTTCGGCAAGCCGAAGAATCCAGCTCACATCGAGAAGGTGCTGAGGGACCTCTCGCTCTGGGACAAGAAGGACAACAAGATCATCACGCTGTCCGGCGGCATGAAACGCCGCGTGATGATCGCCAAAGCGCTCTCGCACGAGCCGCAGATCCTGTTCCTGGACGAGCCGACCGCCGGCGTCGACGTCGAGCTGCGCAAGGGCATGTGGGAGGTGGTGCGCGGCCTGCAGCAATCCGGCGTCACCATCATCCTCACCACGCACTACATCGAGGAAGCCGAGGAGATGGCCGACCGCATCGGCGTCATCAACAAGGGCGAGATCGTGCTGGTCGAGGACAAGGCGACCCTGATGCAGAAGCTCGGCAAGAAGCGGCTGACGCTGCATTTGCAGGGCAAGGTCACTGCGCTGCCGGAGAGCCTCGCGCACTACGAGCTCGACCTCTGCGACGGCGGCGCGACGCTGGTCTACGACTACGACACCAAGGGCGAGCGCACCGGCATCACCAGCCTGCTCAGCGACCTGCGCACCGCCGGCATCCGCTTCAACGATCTCGACACGACCCAATCGTCGCTCGAGGACATCTTCGTCGACCTCGTGAGGACGTCATGA
- a CDS encoding ABC transporter permease, giving the protein MNHRAIRAIYLFEMARTWRTLLQSIVSPVVSTSLYFVVFGAAIGSRISQVEGVSYGTFIVPGLIMLSVLTQSIANASFGIYFPKFTGTIYEILSAPISYLEIVLGYVGAAATKSIILGLIILATAGLFVPLHIHHPVWMLAFLVLTAVTFSLFGFIIGIWADGFEKLQMIPMLVVTPLTFLGGSFYSIEMLPPTWRTLALLNPVVYLISGFRWSFYEIADVSVSVSIGMTVAFLAICLAVIWWIFRTGYRLKN; this is encoded by the coding sequence ATGAACCACCGCGCCATCCGCGCCATCTATCTGTTCGAAATGGCGCGCACCTGGCGCACGCTGCTGCAGAGCATCGTCTCGCCTGTCGTTTCGACCTCGCTCTATTTCGTGGTGTTCGGCGCTGCGATCGGCTCGCGCATCAGCCAGGTCGAGGGCGTCAGCTATGGCACCTTCATCGTGCCCGGCCTGATCATGCTCTCGGTGCTGACGCAGAGCATCGCCAATGCCTCGTTCGGCATCTACTTTCCGAAATTCACCGGCACGATCTACGAGATCCTGTCGGCGCCGATCTCGTACCTCGAGATCGTGCTCGGCTATGTCGGCGCCGCCGCGACCAAGTCGATCATTCTGGGCCTGATCATCCTGGCGACCGCCGGCCTCTTCGTGCCATTGCACATTCATCATCCGGTCTGGATGCTGGCCTTCCTGGTGCTGACGGCCGTGACGTTCAGCCTGTTCGGCTTCATCATCGGCATCTGGGCCGACGGCTTCGAGAAGCTGCAGATGATCCCGATGCTGGTGGTGACGCCGCTGACCTTCCTCGGCGGCAGCTTCTATTCCATCGAGATGCTGCCGCCGACCTGGCGCACGCTCGCGCTGCTCAATCCCGTCGTCTACCTGATCTCGGGATTCCGCTGGAGCTTCTACGAGATCGCGGACGTCAGCGTGTCCGTCAGCATCGGCATGACGGTCGCGTTCCTTGCGATTTGTCTCGCCGTGATCTGGTGGATCTTCCGGACGGGCTATCGGCTGAAGAACTGA
- a CDS encoding fused MFS/spermidine synthase, which yields MDSIVQPAATEQPSSSRNRLLLTVYTAAIFVSALLLFSVQPLFTKMVLPRLGGSPAVWSVAMVFFQSLLLAGYAYAHLLMQIRNRVIPVAVHLALLIAAFVTLPLGIASAYGEPPASGYAFWLLGLFVMSIGLPFFALAANNPLLQAWFVRTGHPDGHDPYFLYASSNIGSFLALLSYPFLLEPMFTLHTQNRLWTGGYGLLILLIAACGVLLLRAPKLALVDARTEEATAPAPTLTTRLRWIFLAAVPSGLLIAVTAHISTDVAAAPLLWVLPLSLYLLTWVVVFQSRPLLPHKWMLMLQPVAIAGVVVLLAFGGEQNLLLTLGGHQLCFFVIAMACHGELARTRPAAKYLTGFYVALSFGGMVGGLFAGLVAPFTFSWIAEYPILVALAALCRPSANERFAGIVRWYWLALAVLAAGLVAPSTMTGNLSTWFEDQRVWVAGAVGVLAALLALALNADRWKIFATVALALAVTRIYPADEGRVTTVRSFFGVHKIVETPGGYFHVLMHGTTIHGAERFRNNDGTPVTGRPEPITYYHKDGGIGQAITAIRERKGAPLRVAAIGVGSGTLACAAEPGEDWKFFEIDQSMVDAARDPKNFRYISSCQPGLKPVIGDARVTFAREPDGIYDLIIVDAYSSDAIPIHLATEEAMKIYKDKLAPHGAVVMHVSNRHLDLEPVVVGVADANDLRSWVFDEDSGRDADYIFSTDVVISAREEADVGKLASSDQWEETDPDEEVRVWTDDYSNILGALYRRLRFGEQ from the coding sequence ATGGATTCGATCGTGCAACCCGCCGCCACGGAGCAGCCGTCCTCCTCGCGCAACCGGCTGCTGCTGACGGTCTACACCGCCGCGATCTTCGTCAGTGCGCTCTTGCTGTTCTCGGTGCAGCCGCTGTTCACGAAAATGGTGCTGCCGCGGCTCGGCGGCTCACCGGCGGTGTGGTCGGTGGCGATGGTGTTCTTCCAGTCGCTGCTTCTCGCGGGCTACGCTTATGCGCACCTGCTCATGCAGATCAGAAATCGCGTGATTCCGGTCGCGGTGCATCTGGCGCTGCTGATCGCAGCCTTCGTCACTTTGCCGCTGGGCATCGCCAGCGCCTATGGCGAGCCGCCAGCGTCCGGTTACGCATTCTGGCTCCTCGGCCTGTTCGTGATGTCGATTGGGCTGCCGTTCTTCGCGCTCGCTGCCAACAATCCGCTTCTGCAAGCCTGGTTCGTCCGCACCGGCCACCCCGACGGCCACGATCCGTACTTCCTCTATGCCTCCTCCAACATCGGCAGCTTCCTCGCGTTGCTGTCCTATCCGTTCCTGCTGGAGCCGATGTTCACGCTGCACACGCAGAATCGGCTCTGGACCGGCGGTTATGGCCTCCTGATCCTGCTGATTGCGGCCTGCGGCGTTTTGCTGCTGCGCGCGCCGAAACTGGCTTTGGTCGATGCGCGAACCGAAGAGGCAACTGCGCCGGCACCCACTTTGACGACGCGGCTGCGCTGGATCTTCCTCGCCGCAGTGCCGTCGGGCCTGCTCATCGCGGTCACCGCGCATATCTCGACCGACGTCGCAGCGGCACCGTTGCTGTGGGTGCTGCCCCTGTCGTTGTACCTGTTGACCTGGGTGGTGGTGTTCCAGTCACGGCCGCTCTTGCCGCATAAATGGATGCTGATGCTCCAGCCGGTGGCGATCGCAGGCGTCGTCGTCCTGCTGGCCTTCGGCGGCGAGCAGAACCTGCTGCTCACGCTCGGCGGTCATCAATTGTGCTTCTTCGTCATCGCCATGGCCTGCCATGGCGAGCTGGCGCGAACCCGCCCTGCAGCCAAATATCTCACCGGCTTCTATGTCGCGTTGTCGTTCGGCGGCATGGTCGGCGGCCTTTTTGCCGGTCTCGTCGCGCCCTTCACCTTCTCGTGGATCGCCGAATACCCGATCCTGGTCGCACTCGCGGCGTTGTGCCGGCCGTCGGCGAACGAGCGTTTTGCGGGCATCGTGAGATGGTACTGGCTGGCGCTGGCCGTGCTCGCGGCGGGGCTGGTTGCGCCGTCCACCATGACGGGCAATCTCTCGACCTGGTTCGAGGATCAGCGCGTCTGGGTCGCCGGTGCCGTCGGCGTGCTGGCCGCGCTGCTGGCGCTGGCACTCAATGCCGACCGCTGGAAGATCTTTGCCACCGTCGCGCTGGCGCTGGCCGTGACGCGGATCTATCCGGCCGACGAAGGCCGCGTTACCACCGTCCGCAGCTTCTTCGGCGTGCACAAGATCGTGGAGACGCCGGGCGGCTATTTTCACGTGCTGATGCATGGCACCACCATTCACGGTGCCGAGCGCTTCCGCAACAATGACGGCACGCCGGTCACCGGCCGGCCCGAGCCGATCACCTATTACCACAAGGACGGCGGTATCGGTCAGGCCATCACGGCGATCCGCGAACGCAAGGGGGCGCCGTTGAGGGTTGCGGCGATCGGCGTCGGATCGGGCACGCTGGCCTGCGCCGCCGAGCCCGGCGAGGACTGGAAGTTCTTCGAGATCGACCAGTCCATGGTCGATGCCGCGCGTGATCCGAAGAATTTCCGCTACATCTCGAGCTGCCAGCCGGGCCTGAAGCCGGTGATTGGCGACGCGCGCGTCACCTTCGCCAGGGAGCCCGACGGCATCTACGACCTCATCATTGTCGACGCCTATTCGTCGGATGCGATCCCGATTCATCTGGCGACCGAAGAGGCGATGAAGATCTACAAGGACAAGCTGGCTCCGCACGGCGCCGTCGTGATGCACGTTTCCAACCGGCATCTCGATCTCGAGCCTGTCGTGGTCGGCGTTGCCGATGCCAACGATTTGAGAAGCTGGGTCTTTGATGAGGATTCGGGCCGCGACGCCGACTACATTTTCTCGACCGACGTCGTCATCTCAGCGCGCGAGGAGGCCGACGTCGGCAAGCTCGCCTCGTCCGACCAGTGGGAGGAGACCGATCCCGACGAGGAGGTGCGGGTCTGGACCGACGACTACTCCAACATTCTCGGCGCACTTTATCGGCGTCTGCGGTTCGGGGAGCAATAG
- a CDS encoding L,D-transpeptidase, which produces MRSFFIAFISLMLLSAGTAQAKVDITVDKDNQQMTVVVDGVTRYHWPVSTGIPSRETPNGSFRAFRMEEDHFSKEFDDAPMPHSIFFTKVGHAIHGTDSVGRLGTPASHGCVRLSRQNASTLYALVQEQGVLNTTVTLTGSAQVALARNPRGRTNNAIARAQQPAEQQYATSGGPVNLAPPMQPARNYVPQDDNYIYPADGSDTGARYPAPRPIARPYGTQVYQQLPQPQQTYDPAYSQQGYYYQPQPRQYYQPRGYYYQN; this is translated from the coding sequence ATGCGTTCATTTTTTATCGCTTTCATCTCGCTCATGCTTTTGAGCGCGGGCACCGCGCAGGCCAAGGTCGACATTACGGTCGACAAGGACAATCAGCAGATGACCGTCGTGGTCGACGGCGTGACGCGCTATCACTGGCCGGTGTCGACAGGCATTCCCTCGCGCGAGACGCCGAACGGCTCCTTCCGCGCCTTCCGCATGGAAGAGGATCACTTCTCCAAGGAATTCGACGACGCGCCGATGCCGCACTCGATCTTCTTCACCAAGGTCGGGCACGCCATCCACGGCACCGACTCGGTCGGACGATTGGGCACGCCGGCCTCGCACGGCTGCGTACGCCTGTCGCGTCAAAACGCCTCGACGCTCTACGCGCTGGTGCAGGAGCAGGGTGTGCTCAACACCACGGTGACGCTCACAGGCTCGGCACAGGTCGCGCTTGCGCGCAATCCGCGCGGCCGTACGAACAACGCAATCGCCCGCGCCCAGCAGCCGGCCGAGCAGCAATACGCCACCTCAGGCGGTCCCGTGAATCTGGCGCCGCCGATGCAGCCTGCCCGCAACTACGTGCCGCAGGACGACAACTACATCTATCCCGCCGACGGCAGTGACACCGGCGCGCGCTACCCGGCGCCGCGGCCGATCGCCCGCCCCTACGGCACCCAGGTCTACCAGCAACTGCCGCAACCGCAGCAGACCTACGACCCCGCCTATAGCCAGCAGGGCTATTACTATCAGCCGCAGCCCCGGCAGTATTACCAGCCGCGCGGCTATTATTATCAGAACTGA